A window of Corallococcus macrosporus DSM 14697 contains these coding sequences:
- a CDS encoding aKG-HExxH-type peptide beta-hydroxylase yields MTDALDVIQTADRALSSHPAFGDSPRILAKVLTRYRFGVELFAERLPSLARSVAAVEALGDADARRVFFDPLVRLTLEQAFSDLEAGRLTSPHPLEELLPGALEALPLGLCESRMPSRWRVGAEVPKWLWDVAQPADAYARALHAAFDGVFGAKSRSGGKLLSPDARTQRILDDSIELLSRLLPHSGASALTHVEAIALLSARLEGGTVLSAAGGDLTPSTIFLAPDELGNPWDIAGCLLHEGLHMKLFDATRSVALVARPEETVQVPWRDIRWTSVRAVFSYHVYVHLALFKAAALTADPALKERFGDPSTYVSRPHATSVVNNDGASPFGRSVDRARFLGEMLLTEWAHLLTPQGREFIRWQHEALAPVDRALFRDAAGPRTEPPARAAFRKAQGLRVRASKQGECLMVFSPAAPRIHWLDLNAWLIFELSDGRAYSDMERAYLEVVGARMAPDEARRQLRSGLESLVRSSLVEPTRQQGDVA; encoded by the coding sequence GTGACGGACGCCCTGGACGTCATCCAGACGGCGGACCGGGCATTGTCGAGCCACCCCGCGTTCGGGGACTCGCCGCGCATCCTGGCCAAGGTGCTGACCCGCTATCGCTTCGGCGTGGAGCTCTTCGCGGAGCGGCTGCCGTCCCTGGCGCGCAGCGTGGCCGCGGTGGAGGCGCTCGGTGACGCGGACGCGCGCCGCGTCTTCTTCGACCCGCTGGTGCGCCTGACGCTGGAGCAGGCCTTCTCCGACCTGGAGGCGGGGCGGCTGACGTCGCCCCACCCGTTGGAGGAGCTGCTGCCGGGCGCGCTGGAGGCGCTGCCGCTGGGCCTGTGCGAGTCTCGCATGCCGTCGCGCTGGCGCGTGGGCGCGGAGGTCCCCAAGTGGCTGTGGGACGTGGCCCAGCCCGCGGACGCGTACGCACGGGCGCTGCACGCCGCGTTCGACGGCGTCTTCGGCGCGAAGTCCAGGAGCGGCGGGAAGCTCCTCAGCCCGGACGCCAGGACGCAGCGCATCCTCGATGACTCCATCGAGCTGCTCTCCCGCCTGCTGCCGCACTCGGGCGCGAGCGCGCTGACGCACGTGGAGGCCATCGCGCTGCTCAGCGCCCGCCTGGAAGGCGGCACCGTCCTGTCCGCCGCGGGCGGTGACCTGACGCCCTCCACCATCTTCCTGGCGCCGGACGAGCTCGGGAACCCCTGGGACATCGCCGGGTGCCTGCTGCACGAAGGGCTTCACATGAAGCTCTTCGACGCCACGCGCTCGGTGGCGCTCGTCGCCAGGCCGGAAGAGACGGTCCAGGTCCCCTGGCGTGACATCCGCTGGACGAGCGTCCGCGCGGTGTTCTCGTACCATGTGTACGTCCACCTCGCGCTCTTCAAGGCGGCCGCGCTCACGGCGGACCCCGCGCTGAAGGAGCGCTTCGGAGACCCCTCGACGTACGTCTCGCGCCCGCACGCGACGTCGGTGGTGAACAACGACGGCGCCTCGCCCTTTGGCCGCTCCGTGGACCGGGCCCGCTTCCTGGGGGAGATGTTGCTGACGGAGTGGGCGCACCTGCTCACGCCGCAAGGGCGCGAGTTCATCCGGTGGCAGCACGAGGCGCTAGCGCCCGTGGACCGCGCGCTCTTCCGCGACGCCGCCGGGCCCCGGACCGAGCCGCCGGCGCGGGCCGCTTTCCGCAAGGCGCAGGGCCTGCGGGTCCGCGCGTCCAAGCAGGGCGAGTGCTTGATGGTGTTCTCACCGGCCGCGCCGCGCATCCACTGGCTGGACTTGAATGCGTGGCTGATTTTCGAGCTCAGTGATGGCCGGGCCTACTCCGACATGGAGCGGGCCTACCTCGAGGTTGTCGGCGCGAGAATGGCCCCGGACGAGGCGCGCCGACAGTTGCGTTCGGGGCTCGAGTCACTAGTACGCAGTTCCCTCGTAGAGCCAACACGGCAACAAGGAGACGTGGCATGA
- a CDS encoding aKG-HExxH-type peptide beta-hydroxylase, whose translation MQRIEVIQQLDHRLQHQEPFGNSSKIVLRVIERYKFVLEVLSRHDERLRALTERVEALDTASVNVLFGDLLVRAALESAISKLETTGPVGAVRDTFPALLGEALDSLAEGRGMSVSRRAMGRDFAVGPSGRTWVWDLPDSPSRVGDLLRDSIRTGFMPGAQSSVEIIRPTPGMVEGLERACELLRRLVPEMARSVFLHLHCIAVANIRGPRGRMLTGSGGDGTPCMIFIDPEELANPWDTAGHILHEAIHLKLSDLIRTGAIVTDDDLVELPWGRKTALSNSLFAYHAYAHMQVFREAVKHVGPDCHEEFGAPRDYDAPAHAMSVVKNDVKPYARAEERLAYLHSALAGPLAHRVTPYGRELVAWLWETIRPLVEDVPGDDTAPRAAPPSADVSRAPSSVRYRQGRDLSLRRSPASEVLFALDPASQKIVTLNLPAWLAFELCDGKTEEELLSSYTSSLGLGVERAWAQLAPTLRGLESSGMIVQVAEGGAP comes from the coding sequence GTGCAACGAATTGAGGTCATCCAGCAGCTCGACCACCGGCTCCAGCATCAGGAGCCATTTGGAAACTCGTCGAAAATCGTGTTGCGTGTCATTGAACGCTACAAGTTCGTCCTGGAGGTGTTGTCGCGCCACGACGAGCGGCTGCGCGCGCTGACGGAGCGCGTCGAGGCGTTGGACACCGCGTCCGTGAATGTCTTGTTCGGTGACCTGCTCGTGCGCGCGGCGCTGGAGTCGGCCATCAGCAAGCTGGAGACGACGGGGCCGGTTGGCGCGGTGCGTGACACCTTCCCGGCGCTGCTCGGTGAGGCGCTCGACTCGCTCGCGGAGGGCCGTGGCATGTCCGTCTCCCGCAGGGCGATGGGACGTGACTTCGCGGTGGGGCCTTCTGGCCGCACGTGGGTCTGGGACCTCCCGGACTCGCCCTCCCGCGTCGGGGACCTGCTGCGCGACAGCATCCGCACCGGGTTCATGCCCGGGGCGCAGAGCAGCGTGGAGATCATCCGTCCGACGCCGGGGATGGTGGAAGGGCTGGAGCGGGCCTGTGAGCTGCTGCGGCGGCTGGTACCGGAGATGGCGCGGAGCGTCTTCCTGCACCTGCACTGCATCGCCGTGGCGAACATCCGGGGCCCACGGGGCCGGATGCTCACCGGCTCCGGCGGTGACGGCACGCCGTGCATGATCTTCATCGACCCGGAGGAGCTGGCGAACCCGTGGGACACGGCTGGCCACATCCTGCACGAGGCGATTCACCTCAAGCTCTCCGACCTCATCCGCACCGGCGCCATCGTGACGGATGATGACCTGGTGGAGCTGCCGTGGGGGCGGAAGACGGCGCTGTCCAACAGCCTCTTCGCCTATCACGCGTATGCGCACATGCAGGTGTTCCGCGAGGCCGTGAAGCACGTGGGGCCGGACTGCCACGAGGAGTTCGGCGCGCCCCGGGACTACGACGCGCCAGCCCACGCGATGTCCGTGGTGAAGAACGACGTCAAGCCCTACGCCCGGGCCGAGGAGCGGCTCGCGTATCTGCACTCGGCGCTGGCGGGCCCGCTGGCGCACCGGGTGACGCCCTACGGGCGCGAGCTCGTCGCGTGGCTCTGGGAGACCATTCGCCCCCTGGTAGAGGACGTGCCCGGTGACGACACGGCTCCGCGCGCCGCGCCGCCTTCGGCCGACGTGAGCAGGGCGCCGTCCTCGGTGCGCTACCGGCAGGGGCGCGACCTCTCCCTGCGCCGCTCTCCGGCGTCGGAGGTGCTGTTCGCGCTGGACCCCGCGTCGCAGAAGATCGTCACGCTGAACCTGCCGGCCTGGCTCGCCTTCGAGCTGTGCGACGGCAAGACGGAGGAGGAGCTGCTCTCCTCGTACACCTCGTCGCTGGGACTGGGCGTCGAGCGCGCCTGGGCCCAACTGGCGCCGACGCTCCGGGGCCTGGAGTCCAGCGGGATGATTGTGCAGGTCGCCGAGGGAGGCGCGCCGTGA
- a CDS encoding fatty acid desaturase → MPSDASNDSDSRALPQDWRARTQRSVVQLVGWVGAYVLLAGGSYACLARSVVGGVALAVLAGVVLVRVFILQHDCAHRSLFQRPLTNDRVGMVLGLLTLAPHAYWRAMHLVHHSSSGDLDRRGVGDIVTMTAREYLALKPSERLRYRLYRHPAVLLGVGPIFQFMLRFRMPGIVPKERGPERRSILVTNLALLAVHLAFLGLGDWPRWLGVHLLITQVAAGLGIWLFYVQHQVEQPYWVPRAQWSLKGSALQGSSHLRLPRALEWLFGAINLHHVHHLKPQVPNYLLRDYMEQHGLAEEGVKLGLRESLLAFRLKVYDEATGRMTGFPPVPAVQGRPPVTAAPSIEPSGHLGRLLTFSGEER, encoded by the coding sequence ATGCCATCTGATGCATCCAATGATAGCGATTCTCGCGCCCTGCCCCAGGACTGGCGGGCGCGCACCCAGCGGAGCGTGGTCCAGCTCGTGGGCTGGGTGGGCGCCTATGTCCTGCTCGCGGGGGGGAGTTATGCCTGCCTCGCGCGGTCCGTGGTGGGAGGCGTGGCGCTGGCGGTGCTCGCGGGCGTCGTGCTGGTCCGGGTCTTCATCCTCCAGCATGACTGTGCCCACCGCTCGCTGTTCCAGCGGCCCCTGACGAATGACCGGGTGGGCATGGTGCTGGGCCTGCTGACGCTGGCGCCGCATGCGTACTGGCGGGCCATGCACCTGGTCCACCACAGCAGCAGCGGAGACCTGGACCGGCGCGGCGTGGGCGACATCGTGACGATGACGGCCAGGGAGTACCTGGCGCTCAAGCCCTCCGAGCGCCTGCGCTACCGGCTGTACCGGCACCCCGCGGTCCTCCTGGGCGTGGGGCCCATCTTCCAGTTCATGCTGCGCTTCCGCATGCCGGGCATCGTCCCCAAGGAGCGCGGGCCCGAGCGCCGCTCCATCCTGGTGACGAACCTGGCGCTGCTGGCCGTCCACCTCGCGTTCCTGGGCCTGGGTGACTGGCCCCGGTGGCTGGGGGTGCACCTGCTCATCACCCAGGTGGCGGCCGGCCTGGGCATCTGGCTGTTCTACGTGCAGCACCAGGTGGAGCAGCCCTACTGGGTTCCCCGTGCGCAGTGGTCCTTGAAGGGCTCGGCGCTCCAGGGCAGCAGCCACCTGCGCCTTCCGCGCGCGCTCGAGTGGCTCTTCGGCGCCATCAACCTGCACCACGTCCACCACCTGAAGCCCCAGGTTCCCAACTACCTGCTGCGCGACTACATGGAGCAGCATGGCCTGGCTGAAGAAGGCGTGAAGCTGGGCCTGCGCGAGTCGCTGCTCGCCTTCCGGCTCAAGGTGTACGACGAGGCCACCGGAAGGATGACGGGCTTCCCCCCTGTCCCCGCGGTCCAGGGCAGGCCCCCCGTGACCGCCGCGCCCTCCATCGAGCCGTCAGGTCACCTGGGCCGCCTGCTGACCTTCTCCGGCGAGGAACGCTGA
- a CDS encoding YheT family hydrolase — protein MAEHASVFHVPWWLRFSHVQTVVPHLDRRRHDVSTEHLRHELADGDFADVYWLNRTRTGPLFILLPGMQGTQDSTYVRSLLSELSRRGLRAAVLCHRGGAVPNRRAPFYHAGFTEHLAWLVRFVREREPHTPLYGVGFSLGGSMLIRYLAETGHGSHLSAAAAVSLTFSLGSTARRACEGINQLYQLRVLNSYKRVARLKAHLPEYASRLGTLSAMRSIQAFDEVFTAPLHGFKDAADYYARCSSRQFLPGIEVPFLVLNAEDDPLVARDTLPDARALREHVRLELTPHGGHLGFMYQHASGLGYYPPARLISFCLQEKSEAHESLSQDVVGHALLALEAGDARGRVDEHAGAARPAQ, from the coding sequence ATGGCTGAGCACGCGAGCGTCTTCCACGTCCCCTGGTGGCTGCGCTTCTCCCACGTCCAGACGGTGGTCCCGCACCTGGACCGGCGCCGCCACGACGTGTCCACCGAGCACCTCCGCCACGAGCTGGCGGACGGTGACTTCGCGGACGTGTACTGGCTGAACCGGACCCGGACAGGCCCCCTGTTCATCCTGCTGCCCGGCATGCAGGGCACGCAGGACTCCACCTACGTCCGCAGCCTGCTGTCGGAGCTGTCCCGACGTGGCCTGCGCGCGGCGGTGTTGTGCCACCGGGGCGGCGCGGTGCCCAACCGGCGGGCGCCCTTCTATCACGCGGGGTTCACCGAGCACCTGGCGTGGCTGGTGCGCTTCGTCCGGGAGCGGGAGCCGCACACGCCGCTGTACGGGGTGGGCTTCTCGCTGGGCGGCAGCATGTTGATTCGCTACCTGGCGGAGACGGGCCACGGCAGCCACCTGTCCGCCGCGGCGGCCGTGTCCCTGACGTTCTCCCTGGGCAGCACGGCCCGCCGGGCCTGCGAGGGCATCAACCAGCTCTACCAGCTCCGCGTGTTGAACTCGTACAAGCGCGTCGCGCGGCTCAAGGCCCACCTGCCGGAGTACGCCTCACGCCTGGGGACGCTGAGCGCGATGCGCAGCATCCAGGCCTTCGACGAGGTCTTCACCGCCCCCCTGCATGGCTTCAAGGACGCGGCGGACTACTACGCGCGGTGCAGCAGCCGGCAGTTCCTGCCAGGAATCGAGGTGCCCTTCCTCGTGCTCAACGCCGAGGACGACCCGCTCGTCGCCCGGGACACGCTCCCCGACGCCCGCGCGCTTCGCGAGCACGTGCGGCTGGAGCTGACGCCGCACGGCGGGCACCTGGGTTTCATGTATCAGCACGCCTCCGGGCTGGGTTACTACCCGCCGGCCCGGCTCATCTCGTTCTGCCTGCAGGAGAAGTCCGAAGCACATGAATCTCTATCTCAGGATGTTGTGGGTCATGCTCTCCTCGCTCTGGAAGCCGGAGATGCGCGTGGACGCGTTGACGAGCACGCTGGAGCAGCGCGTCCTGCTCAATGA
- a CDS encoding NAD(P)/FAD-dependent oxidoreductase, whose product MDTYDIVVAGNGALGLATARALTLLDARLRIAVVGPQGRPAGASPAAGAMLGCYGEVTAPLLRTAPGRAKHAKGVLAARLWPSWLEQLNGELPEAARVHVRPGTIVFSNAKSGTIEDENFIAIQQAVKDEDEPHELLDPNQVPGLNPAEDCRPKHALFLPREGSVDASRLLRALSLSLEQSPKVSVVDGAVKALDVQGGRVTGVRLEDGRALAAAQVVLAMGVGTQAVLDELPELARRIPRIFSGGGTSLLLQVPKPALQHVVRTPNRAFACGLHGLPREGGQLYFGATNILMARPMLHTTPADMYFLLECVLEQIDQDLCAAQLVAWQAGNRPVTVDTCPLIGPTSVEGLWLLTGTYRDGLFLSPLLGQHLARRMCGQGGLVAEDFLPERKPISLYTLKEARAEALKHYLAMGWEHGIRLPKVGWHRAFPRFYQQMLDSLYDALGEEEFVLPPELLAIVDSNRAAMVPFFRNYYAEVRRAWA is encoded by the coding sequence ATGGACACCTATGACATCGTGGTCGCGGGCAACGGCGCGCTGGGCCTGGCGACCGCGCGTGCCTTGACGCTGTTGGACGCCCGGCTGCGCATCGCGGTGGTGGGGCCCCAGGGCCGCCCCGCAGGCGCCTCTCCCGCCGCGGGAGCGATGCTCGGTTGCTACGGTGAGGTGACGGCCCCCTTGCTGCGGACCGCGCCGGGCCGCGCGAAGCATGCCAAGGGCGTGCTCGCCGCGCGCCTCTGGCCCTCCTGGCTGGAGCAGCTCAATGGCGAGCTGCCAGAAGCTGCGCGGGTGCACGTTCGCCCCGGCACCATCGTGTTCAGCAACGCCAAGTCCGGGACAATCGAGGATGAGAACTTCATCGCCATCCAGCAGGCGGTGAAGGACGAGGACGAGCCTCACGAGCTGCTGGACCCCAACCAGGTGCCCGGCCTGAACCCCGCGGAGGACTGCCGCCCCAAGCACGCGCTGTTCCTGCCCCGCGAGGGCTCGGTGGACGCCAGCCGCCTGCTGCGCGCGCTCTCCCTGTCCCTGGAGCAGTCGCCGAAGGTGAGCGTGGTGGACGGAGCCGTCAAGGCGCTGGACGTCCAGGGCGGGCGCGTCACGGGGGTGCGGCTGGAGGATGGCCGCGCGCTGGCCGCCGCGCAGGTGGTGCTGGCCATGGGCGTGGGGACGCAGGCCGTCCTCGACGAGCTCCCGGAGCTGGCGCGGCGCATCCCCCGCATCTTCAGCGGCGGCGGGACGTCGCTGCTGCTCCAGGTGCCGAAGCCGGCGCTCCAGCACGTGGTGCGCACGCCGAACCGCGCGTTCGCCTGTGGCCTTCACGGCCTGCCCCGCGAGGGCGGCCAGCTCTACTTCGGGGCGACGAACATCCTGATGGCGCGGCCGATGCTGCACACCACGCCCGCGGACATGTACTTCCTGCTGGAGTGCGTCCTGGAGCAGATCGACCAGGACCTCTGCGCCGCGCAGCTCGTCGCCTGGCAGGCGGGGAACCGGCCCGTCACCGTGGACACGTGCCCGCTCATCGGGCCGACGTCCGTGGAGGGCCTGTGGCTGCTCACGGGCACGTACCGGGACGGGCTGTTCCTCTCCCCGCTGCTGGGCCAGCACCTGGCGCGGCGGATGTGCGGTCAGGGCGGCCTGGTCGCCGAGGACTTCCTGCCCGAGCGCAAGCCCATCTCCCTCTACACGTTGAAGGAGGCGCGCGCGGAGGCGCTCAAGCACTACCTGGCCATGGGCTGGGAGCACGGCATCCGGCTGCCGAAGGTGGGCTGGCACCGGGCCTTCCCGCGCTTCTACCAGCAGATGCTGGACTCCCTCTATGACGCGCTGGGGGAGGAGGAGTTCGTCCTGCCCCCGGAGCTGCTGGCCATCGTCGACAGCAACCGCGCCGCGATGGTGCCCTTCTTCCGCAACTACTACGCGGAGGTCCGCAGGGCCTGGGCGTGA
- a CDS encoding acyl-CoA thioesterase translates to MLSSLWKPEMRVDALTSTLEQRVLLNDLDLNLHMNNGRFLTVCDLSRVDLFIRTGLLALMLKQKWAPIIVRHTMDYKKPLRPFQKYTVSMSITRWDEKYFYATHQFLSRGKVVAEGESTAVLLGREGVVPPAKVIEAVTARQNGTAVERR, encoded by the coding sequence ATGCTCTCCTCGCTCTGGAAGCCGGAGATGCGCGTGGACGCGTTGACGAGCACGCTGGAGCAGCGCGTCCTGCTCAATGACCTGGACCTGAACCTGCACATGAACAACGGGCGGTTCCTCACCGTCTGTGACTTGAGCCGGGTGGACCTGTTCATCCGCACGGGCCTGCTGGCGCTCATGCTCAAGCAGAAGTGGGCGCCCATCATCGTGCGCCACACCATGGACTACAAAAAGCCGCTCCGCCCGTTCCAGAAGTACACGGTGTCCATGTCCATTACCCGCTGGGACGAGAAGTACTTCTACGCCACGCACCAGTTCCTCTCGCGGGGGAAGGTGGTGGCGGAGGGCGAGTCCACCGCGGTGCTGCTGGGGCGCGAGGGCGTCGTTCCTCCAGCCAAGGTGATTGAGGCCGTGACGGCCCGGCAGAACGGTACGGCGGTGGAGCGCCGCTGA
- a CDS encoding PilZ domain-containing protein, translating into MESQSARAIDEYTALLGLQQKRPLSAEQEQRLELLRDVLLELGALPEEGSALPIRPARVEAVLDLSFATQDDVVRAYSKNIGAGGLAIRTSRALPVGSMLELRITLPDAPELLVAQGQVAWSREEGMGVAFTQLPAEGERRLKALLVKDASLLNRVRNVLRTDVRELLTSDVRELGGAPAAAAKAAEAVEVDTRPLVLVRLSDARLMALVTELFTQKGIHVVTKSDTPVPLIVVDASSALDVLTSAARIGTRTVMVNVSGPDSLVGRLSHLNPAAYVRHPANAAAVFHAVERLLLAASGRPGR; encoded by the coding sequence ATGGAAAGCCAGAGCGCACGCGCCATCGACGAATACACCGCGCTGCTGGGCCTGCAGCAGAAGCGGCCCCTGAGTGCCGAGCAGGAGCAGCGCCTGGAACTGCTCCGCGACGTCCTCCTGGAGCTGGGGGCGCTGCCGGAAGAGGGGAGCGCGCTCCCCATCCGGCCAGCGAGGGTGGAGGCCGTGCTCGACCTGTCGTTCGCCACCCAGGACGACGTGGTGCGTGCCTACAGCAAGAACATTGGTGCGGGGGGGCTGGCCATCCGCACCTCCCGCGCGCTGCCAGTCGGGAGCATGCTGGAGCTGCGAATCACGCTGCCGGATGCGCCCGAGCTCCTCGTCGCCCAGGGGCAGGTCGCCTGGTCCCGCGAGGAGGGGATGGGCGTGGCCTTCACGCAGCTCCCAGCCGAGGGCGAGCGACGGTTGAAGGCGTTGCTGGTGAAGGACGCCTCGCTGCTCAATCGCGTGCGCAACGTGCTGCGGACGGACGTACGGGAGTTGCTGACGTCGGACGTCCGCGAGCTTGGCGGCGCGCCCGCTGCCGCAGCCAAGGCGGCGGAGGCCGTGGAGGTGGACACACGGCCGCTCGTCCTGGTGCGGCTCTCGGATGCCCGGCTGATGGCGCTCGTCACGGAGCTGTTCACGCAGAAGGGCATCCATGTGGTGACGAAGAGCGACACGCCCGTGCCCCTCATCGTCGTTGATGCGAGCTCAGCCCTGGATGTCCTCACGTCCGCGGCCCGCATCGGTACGCGCACCGTCATGGTGAACGTGAGCGGGCCGGACTCGTTGGTGGGGCGGCTTTCCCATCTGAATCCGGCAGCGTACGTGCGGCATCCGGCCAATGCGGCCGCGGTGTTCCACGCGGTGGAGCGCCTCCTCCTGGCCGCGTCAGGACGTCCAGGCAGGTAG
- a CDS encoding putative immunity protein: MHELREVAGYAATCARAALALFERERPGDERPRVAIEAAQAFAEGAARSKVLRDAAWAAQRAAQAARDAGQAAASDAARAALAAAGAAFLHPLAKATQVKHILSSAAHAARALELGGGDNPAVGADHIERCRALASPVVVDVLKRYPDAPAGGGRVGELLRELDVALRRQD; encoded by the coding sequence ATGCATGAACTCCGCGAGGTCGCAGGCTACGCGGCGACCTGCGCTCGGGCAGCCTTGGCGCTCTTCGAACGTGAGCGCCCGGGCGATGAGCGCCCACGGGTTGCGATTGAAGCCGCGCAGGCGTTCGCGGAGGGAGCCGCGAGAAGCAAGGTGCTCCGTGATGCAGCCTGGGCAGCCCAACGGGCGGCGCAGGCCGCGCGCGACGCAGGCCAGGCTGCCGCGAGCGACGCCGCGCGCGCGGCACTCGCCGCGGCCGGTGCGGCGTTCCTCCACCCCCTGGCGAAAGCCACTCAGGTCAAGCACATCCTCAGCTCCGCCGCGCACGCGGCACGAGCGCTCGAGCTCGGCGGAGGAGACAATCCAGCCGTGGGCGCCGACCACATCGAGCGGTGCCGGGCCCTTGCATCCCCCGTCGTGGTGGACGTGCTGAAGCGCTACCCGGACGCACCGGCTGGCGGTGGGCGGGTCGGTGAGCTTCTTCGCGAACTCGATGTGGCGCTGCGCCGACAGGATTGA